aaaattaaattatttgtttcattcaATGTTGTTATGCTAATAAATGAATTATGTTAAAAAGAGTATGTTAATTGTGAAAATGTGTTTTGTGTTGattgataatataataataagtaataaacTATATCTTatacataatattaaataatattacaggaacgtttaaaaaaattagaaaatgaacGTGGGACATTACGTATGGAAGTGTCGGTTTTGTCAGATCAGGTAGATGCACAATCTAACAAAATTCAAGAATTGGAAAATATGCTTAGAGAGAAGAAGGAGTCACTCAGAAGAATGGAAGAAGCATTACAAAAAGTAATTTggtgattttattttatatagtgattatatttctattaatattgCTGTTATTCTTTTGTAGCACAATTTATATTATCTTTATAATTTTATCCTACTTTTATATACCttgttttctttttgtttctattttatttttatttttactttattccaATAGTCTTAATTTTTAAAGGAAGTACTGTCAAGAAGTGCTTTGGAAACACAGAAATTAGAGCTCTTGAGTTCTTTATCAGAAATGAAGCTTAAACAAGCAAGTTTAGAGCATGAAAATCTTGCACTCCGTAGTACAAGTCCTGTATCAAATGTAAGTTGACaagaatttgtataaaattgaatatttctttGCAGAAGAGATATATAAATAGTTATACtaaatttatgataaaaatagaagaatacatTATTGTTAGCGATTTATTGCAGGGAGAAAAATTTGGGAGGCATACCAGTCAATATAGTAGTCTTCCTAGGCCACCGAGTTCTTCAAAGAAAGGTGTAGTGTTCGGTAAGGTACCCAGTTTAGTTTCTGGAGTACACACAACAGTACCATTCGCCGTTAAAGGAGCCTCCGCGAGATGCCTGTCTGCACCTACTCTAGGTTGCGATTGATTCTCCCTTTAAGCATGCATCTTTAAATGTTCTTTCAAAAAATAATTGTTCTTTTTATATGACAGGCAATCGTGGCTTTAAaacttatattatattaacgttgatcacaattaattttctaaaacgagTTTTATGTTGAGTTTTGCATGAAATTGTTGGTTTTATTTGTTTTGATCTATAATATAATTCATGTGTAATTAACATATATGATGTAACAATACCATGtatttaaaacatttatatgTTTTGGACATTAAGATATTTATTGTAtcttcaaattatttatttgctGTTTTACATTTACTGTTAACATACAGCATAACATTACATTAATAGCGAGTTTAGTTTGAtgatatttaatttcttttattattctcATTTTAGCTGAAGAGGAGAAAACAATCATAGGAGATACAAATTCTCAAATAGAGTCGATTCAGAAACCTCTGGTAGAACTTTCAATGGAAGAAATTGGAGATTGGCTTGCAAATTTAGGATTAGAATGTTACGCGGGTGAATTGAGGCGATGGGGTGCTACTGGAACAAAATTGTTAGAATGCTCGCAGCaacaattagaaaaggaattAGAAATTAAGAATGTTCTTCATAGGAAGAAATTATTGTATGCGGTAGAATCAGAAAAAAGTGGTGGAGCTGAATTTTTTGGATCAGATAAggtaatttttacaatttagtGTTTGAATTGTACAAACACgtaaatattaatgaaattatagATGGATAATGCAGCAGTTTTGCGATGGCTGGATGATATTGGGTTACCACAACATAAAGAAGCTTTCCAAAATGGTAAAGTTGATGGCAGAATGTTACATAGACTCACCACTGAAGACCTTTTAAATCTTGGAGTTACTGCACAGTTACATGCTGCAAGTCTTAGACGGGGAATTCAGGTATTCTTAAAATGTCCTAATTTTACTTAATTCGTTGCAAATATTACACTAACTACAGTAATCTAAATTAAGATATAGTAATATAAAGAAACGTATAACTTTTAAATATAACGTTTAAATATGACTTCTGTTTCCAACAACTTTTGCGACTTGAGTGTCTGCGAATGGTGCGTGCAAGAAATGTAGAAGTGTTTAGAGCGAATAGTTGTAAGCAAATCAAGGTATCTTCTAATCGAAGAGTTAGTAGCAAATAACGTTCGGTGATGGTGAGGTCTATAAGGAAAACTAGCGATGGGTGCTGGCCGCCCCCCACCAACGGTCGCTCGCGGGTGGAAGTGGTCTTTGAACATATTATGATAATTAAGGGCCTCGAGAGTaaagaaaaaatgttaaatCTTGTAAcggttccttaggattattgcggGTCCGAGCAAATATGTTTAAACAGTTGCTGGACATCCCGACCGAAGGATGGATGAGAGCATTTGGTTAGGTCGCGGGATATAACAGATAGATATcaaatttaataacaaaaagaaaatatatctaattttatagatatactgaaataaaaatatatcta
The Bombus affinis isolate iyBomAffi1 chromosome 17, iyBomAffi1.2, whole genome shotgun sequence genome window above contains:
- the LOC126926188 gene encoding liprin-beta-1 isoform X7; translated protein: MGKSEERNGNTIQAGESTFLTKTSSEASKMLEAALLQMDDIISGVCTEGNNDGSAEWKDSVKEATKNLVTAIKNSPSPPSPPDTDTTKILLQWMQPLDGERLKKLENERGTLRMEVSVLSDQVDAQSNKIQELENMLREKKESLRRMEEALQKEVLSRSALETQKLELLSSLSEMKLKQASLEHENLALRSTSPVSNGEKFGRHTSQYSSLPRPPSSSKKGVVFGKVPSLVSGVHTTVPFAVKGASARCLSAPTLAEEEKTIIGDTNSQIESIQKPLVELSMEEIGDWLANLGLECYAGELRRWGATGTKLLECSQQQLEKELEIKNVLHRKKLLYAVESEKSGGAEFFGSDKMDNAAVLRWLDDIGLPQHKEAFQNGKVDGRMLHRLTTEDLLNLGVTAQLHAASLRRGIQILRELNFEFDNLERRSTNGNGAEGGNVHLWTNHRVMEWLRVVDLAEYAPNMRGSGVHGGLMMYEGRFTSELLATLLSISPGKTLLRRHLTTHFNQILGREVVQRKREIESSLGFVPLTLTARLKVPKKSQFTLKRKKSKNEADYGNLVCPLDASPPGTPSTPTSTPGSPNLNSPTF
- the LOC126926188 gene encoding liprin-beta-1 isoform X6 — encoded protein: MILQEHQILNKEKMSLQILALLSIKYMNLAIVFASICSKTNNCQGNKECKGNQSNQSLELGKKRRLRNRIAREQRTKSQSDLLLRRKDFPYCCSLQHFQAVQKWNECQAKTEERLKKLENERGTLRMEVSVLSDQVDAQSNKIQELENMLREKKESLRRMEEALQKEVLSRSALETQKLELLSSLSEMKLKQASLEHENLALRSTSPVSNGEKFGRHTSQYSSLPRPPSSSKKGVVFGKVPSLVSGVHTTVPFAVKGASARCLSAPTLAEEEKTIIGDTNSQIESIQKPLVELSMEEIGDWLANLGLECYAGELRRWGATGTKLLECSQQQLEKELEIKNVLHRKKLLYAVESEKSGGAEFFGSDKMDNAAVLRWLDDIGLPQHKEAFQNGKVDGRMLHRLTTEDLLNLGVTAQLHAASLRRGIQILRELNFEFDNLERRSTNGNGAEGGNVHLWTNHRVMEWLRVVDLAEYAPNMRGSGVHGGLMMYEGRFTSELLATLLSISPGKTLLRRHLTTHFNQILGREVVQRKREIESSLGFVPLTLTARLKVPKKSQFTLKRKKSKNEADYGNLVCPLDASPPGTPSTPTSTPGSPNLNSPTF
- the LOC126926188 gene encoding liprin-beta-1 isoform X5, whose amino-acid sequence is MHEFKSWYREKLAMGKSEERNGNTIQAGESTFLTKTSSEASKMLEAALLQMDDIISGVCTEGNNDGSAEWKDSVKEATKNLVTAIKNSPSPPSPPDTDTTKILLQWMQPLDGERLKKLENERGTLRMEVSVLSDQVDAQSNKIQELENMLREKKESLRRMEEALQKEVLSRSALETQKLELLSSLSEMKLKQASLEHENLALRSTSPVSNGEKFGRHTSQYSSLPRPPSSSKKGVVFGKVPSLVSGVHTTVPFAVKGASARCLSAPTLAEEEKTIIGDTNSQIESIQKPLVELSMEEIGDWLANLGLECYAGELRRWGATGTKLLECSQQQLEKELEIKNVLHRKKLLYAVESEKSGGAEFFGSDKMDNAAVLRWLDDIGLPQHKEAFQNGKVDGRMLHRLTTEDLLNLGVTAQLHAASLRRGIQILRELNFEFDNLERRSTNGNGAEGGNVHLWTNHRVMEWLRVVDLAEYAPNMRGSGVHGGLMMYEGRFTSELLATLLSISPGKTLLRRHLTTHFNQILGREVVQRKREIESSLGFVPLTLTARLKVPKKSQFTLKRKKSKNEADYGNLVCPLDASPPGTPSTPTSTPGSPNLNSPTF